CACCGACCCTGATCAACGATGGCGGACCGCAGGCTCCCATTCACGGAGGCGCCATCGCATCGCTCGCAGATGTAGCGGCGTGCGCCGCGGTCTGGACCATCGACGCGACCACGCGCAGCGCGACGATCTCGATGACCGTAAACTACACCGGCATGGCGTCACAGAGCGCGCTGGTCGCGCGCGCGACGGTTCGGAGGCATGGCAAGCGCCTGGCCAGCGTCAACGTGGAAATTCGCGACCAGGCCGACGCACTCATCGCCGATGCGCTGGTGACTTACAAGATCGCATAAGTGACTATGAGTTCGCTGGTTGAAACAATCCGTAGCGCGGGCGAGCCGTTCGGCTTGAATCTTATCGCGGCCGTACCGGTGCATCGCTACGATGCGGTCGTCACGCAACCGTATCGCGCCGGGGCCCTGGAT
The window above is part of the Candidatus Binataceae bacterium genome. Proteins encoded here:
- a CDS encoding PaaI family thioesterase, with product MVARKDNLDSLERAPFSALLGLRVESRANGSAVVRMPFAPTLINDGGPQAPIHGGAIASLADVAACAAVWTIDATTRSATISMTVNYTGMASQSALVARATVRRHGKRLASVNVEIRDQADALIADALVTYKIA